From a region of the Meiothermus cerbereus DSM 11376 genome:
- a CDS encoding InlB B-repeat-containing protein has protein sequence MKRKHLCSRALLLLFFLACASFSEAARAYFDSVPVLVNTVCPVTGNSVTSSQNTVGYVTDPNEPYPKTGDLAYIRASSTNVSPCTNDAVGFDFFLPLGGSFEVSAQNPVYCYLIRLSDNYVINFSGNPAGFQGACSQSALPGNAGGVSFGFAVIPSGWQLQIRVPVRFNQQLLGLAGPNTHRLRAVAVTTYGNAIPEQPVTVFYQASFQNLQSSGVGATTATLGVNLYSYFKDGLLYVDYGTTNSLGNSTPPATVPNNALNFPNVSTNLTGLTPNTTYFWRYRFVTDAGTFNSPTQTFTTSSAPTFALTVNKNGTGSGTVTSSPTGINCGATCSASFAQGTTVTLTAAPASGSVFAGWSGACTGTGTCSVTMDAAKTVTATFNTTPAGSPTITAAKPANAPTDATRNKGQSNVSMLAFTLNPSQATQLQNITLQASGSGNDSLDLTAVKLIRDANANGQIDSGETPIATGTFSTDNGTLTLTLSTPLALSPGNSQFLVVADIASTLAARPAVLKAQSLPALPAPLLLTLLPFVFLGAWRMRSLRAGFLALALALTLAACGGGGQTTPVNKTYQINLTALSAQGSPTVSGLPITGATITVQK, from the coding sequence ATGAAAAGAAAGCACCTATGCTCGAGGGCTTTGCTGCTGCTGTTTTTCCTGGCTTGTGCTAGCTTTTCCGAGGCTGCACGGGCCTATTTCGATAGCGTACCGGTGCTTGTCAATACCGTATGCCCAGTGACAGGCAACAGCGTCACTTCGTCGCAAAACACTGTAGGGTACGTTACCGACCCCAACGAGCCGTACCCAAAAACCGGCGACCTGGCCTATATTCGGGCAAGTTCCACCAACGTCAGTCCGTGTACCAACGATGCGGTTGGTTTCGACTTTTTCCTACCTTTGGGAGGGAGCTTCGAAGTAAGCGCCCAGAATCCTGTTTATTGCTACCTGATTAGACTTTCCGACAACTATGTGATTAATTTTTCGGGCAACCCAGCAGGGTTTCAAGGAGCCTGTTCCCAGTCGGCACTACCTGGCAATGCAGGCGGGGTCTCGTTTGGATTTGCCGTCATACCCAGTGGATGGCAACTACAAATACGTGTGCCGGTGCGTTTCAACCAACAGCTGTTGGGACTTGCTGGGCCCAACACCCACCGCCTTAGGGCCGTGGCAGTCACCACCTATGGCAATGCTATTCCGGAGCAGCCGGTGACGGTCTTCTATCAGGCCAGCTTCCAGAACCTGCAAAGCAGTGGGGTTGGCGCAACCACTGCCACGCTGGGGGTCAACCTTTATAGCTACTTTAAGGACGGCCTGCTGTATGTGGACTATGGAACCACCAATTCCCTTGGCAACTCGACCCCCCCAGCTACCGTGCCCAACAACGCCCTCAACTTTCCCAACGTCAGCACCAACCTGACCGGCCTCACCCCCAACACCACCTATTTCTGGCGCTATCGCTTCGTTACCGATGCCGGAACCTTTAATAGTCCAACCCAGACCTTCACCACCTCGAGTGCCCCCACCTTTGCCCTCACGGTCAATAAGAATGGTACAGGTTCGGGAACCGTTACCAGCAGCCCTACGGGAATCAACTGTGGAGCAACCTGTTCGGCCAGCTTCGCCCAGGGAACCACCGTAACACTCACCGCGGCACCCGCGTCGGGTTCGGTTTTTGCAGGGTGGAGTGGCGCCTGTACAGGTACAGGCACCTGCTCGGTCACGATGGACGCTGCCAAGACGGTCACGGCTACCTTTAACACCACACCGGCAGGAAGCCCGACCATTACCGCCGCCAAGCCCGCCAACGCCCCCACCGATGCCACCCGCAACAAGGGCCAGAGCAACGTCTCGATGCTGGCCTTTACCCTCAACCCCTCGCAGGCCACCCAGCTCCAAAACATCACCCTGCAAGCCAGCGGCAGCGGTAACGACAGCCTCGACCTCACCGCGGTCAAGCTAATCCGCGATGCAAACGCCAACGGCCAGATTGACTCAGGCGAAACGCCCATCGCCACCGGCACCTTCAGTACCGACAACGGCACCCTTACGCTCACCCTGTCTACCCCGCTTGCGCTCAGCCCCGGCAACAGCCAGTTCCTGGTGGTAGCCGATATCGCCAGCACGTTGGCGGCCCGTCCGGCGGTGCTGAAAGCCCAAAGCCTTCCGGCCTTGCCCGCACCCCTGCTGCTTACCTTGCTGCCCTTTGTGTTTCTGGGTGCGTGGCGCATGCGCTCCTTGCGGGCGGGCTTCCTGGCCCTGGCCCTGGCCCTGACGCTGGCCGCTTGTGGTGGCGGTGGTCAGACTACCCCGGTCAACAAAACCTACCAGATCAACCTGACCGCACTGAGCGCCCAGGGAAGCCCTACCGTAAGTGGTCTCCCCATTACCGGTGCGACCATCACGGTACAGAAATAG
- a CDS encoding carboxypeptidase-like regulatory domain-containing protein, whose product MQTKMTLLALVAAFVLGACGGGGGGGGFSGSVTAPSGATVQGTEVVACFYIASTDDCDEAKSKTTTINTAGRTGSFSIEGLVAGDYVILAVNQAQGLIGIYVDSQGQPALVKPPRSGINIQMVAAQ is encoded by the coding sequence ATGCAAACGAAAATGACGCTCTTGGCTCTTGTGGCAGCATTTGTTCTAGGTGCCTGCGGCGGTGGGGGAGGGGGTGGTGGTTTCTCGGGAAGCGTGACCGCGCCCTCGGGCGCTACCGTGCAGGGTACAGAGGTGGTGGCCTGCTTCTATATTGCTTCCACAGACGACTGCGATGAAGCCAAGAGCAAAACCACCACCATCAACACAGCAGGAAGAACAGGCAGCTTTAGCATCGAAGGGCTGGTAGCGGGCGACTATGTAATCCTTGCCGTGAACCAGGCGCAAGGGCTGATCGGCATCTATGTGGATAGCCAGGGCCAACCTGCTCTGGTCAAGCCTCCACGCAGTGGAATAAACATCCAGATGGTGGCGGCGCAGTAG
- a CDS encoding S8 family peptidase, translating to MYAKWLLAGMLLVTLTACPGEGPGNIGGAVSLGSSITGQRLDFQVGQLRRTGAPRFVPGEVLVEFRGGVSLQSLGSLRLEVQGRLVELQQVRPLGLAHTALYRASLSEAETPALLEALRRRPEVASADLNWLEQPLAVPNDEFYHLQWHYPAINLPQAWDRTTGSNSVVVAVLDTGVLYRAGNPSVSHPDIGDRLLPGYDMVSPIGGPNPYANAGDGDGRDSDPYDVGDQQSTSYHGTHVAGTIGAATDNTTGVAGVNWQARLLHVRVIGLLGATIADQIDAILWAAGQPVTGAPINPNPAKVINMSLGGKGPCTTARQNAINQVTANGVVVVVAAGNENDNASLYSPANCANVITVGATDFAGARAPYSNYGPRIDVMAPGGDVSKDLNNDGYADGVLSLSRNDSNGQFNYAFENGTSMAAPHVAGVVALMKALNPNLGTAEVLQILKTTARPLDATQCYRPSGSDCGAGLIDANAALAAVQGGSTAGFSLTTPNTSLSAQPGGSLNVNITISRSGGFAGAVSLGLPGAPAGVSGSFNPPSTTLNSSTLTLSVDGTVPDGTYSLTVQGTSGGTTATLPLSLKVGAGTSASIKDTFVVACFVVASGCDENRSKAIQLTQSGISAPYTIPDLTPGDYAVLGWKDVNNNRAVDRGDYLGGVVDRSGELVVVRPGNLRADFQLEVLTNDLTRPTPEQRRWLESAGSR from the coding sequence ATGTATGCGAAGTGGCTATTGGCAGGAATGTTGCTGGTAACGCTGACGGCCTGTCCCGGCGAGGGGCCGGGCAACATTGGGGGCGCGGTTTCGCTGGGCTCGAGCATCACCGGGCAGCGGCTGGACTTTCAGGTGGGCCAACTGCGCCGCACTGGAGCGCCGCGCTTTGTGCCGGGCGAGGTGCTGGTGGAGTTTCGCGGTGGGGTTAGCCTGCAATCGCTGGGTAGCCTGCGGCTGGAAGTCCAGGGCCGCCTGGTGGAACTGCAGCAGGTACGCCCCTTGGGGCTTGCCCACACCGCACTCTACCGCGCCAGCCTGAGCGAAGCCGAGACCCCCGCCTTGCTCGAGGCCCTGCGCCGCCGCCCGGAAGTGGCCTCTGCCGACCTTAACTGGCTCGAGCAGCCTCTGGCCGTCCCCAACGACGAGTTCTACCACTTGCAGTGGCACTACCCCGCCATCAACCTGCCCCAGGCCTGGGACCGTACCACCGGTAGCAACAGCGTGGTGGTAGCGGTGTTGGACACCGGGGTGCTTTACCGTGCGGGCAACCCGTCTGTGTCCCACCCCGACATTGGAGACCGGCTGCTGCCGGGCTACGATATGGTCTCACCGATTGGCGGCCCCAACCCCTACGCCAACGCAGGCGACGGTGATGGGCGCGATTCCGATCCCTACGATGTAGGAGATCAACAAAGCACCAGTTACCACGGTACCCATGTGGCGGGCACCATTGGGGCGGCCACCGACAACACCACTGGGGTAGCTGGTGTGAACTGGCAGGCCCGCCTCCTGCACGTGCGGGTAATTGGCCTGCTGGGGGCCACTATCGCCGATCAGATAGACGCCATTCTGTGGGCTGCGGGCCAGCCGGTAACAGGCGCGCCCATCAACCCCAACCCGGCTAAAGTTATCAACATGAGCCTGGGGGGCAAGGGCCCCTGCACCACCGCCCGGCAAAACGCCATCAACCAGGTCACCGCCAATGGTGTGGTGGTGGTGGTAGCTGCGGGCAACGAAAACGACAACGCCTCGCTCTATAGCCCGGCCAACTGCGCCAATGTTATTACGGTCGGGGCCACCGACTTTGCGGGCGCCCGGGCTCCCTACTCCAACTACGGCCCCCGCATCGATGTGATGGCCCCTGGGGGCGATGTGAGCAAAGATCTCAACAACGATGGCTATGCCGACGGTGTGCTGAGTCTGAGCCGCAACGATAGCAATGGTCAGTTTAACTACGCGTTCGAGAACGGCACCTCGATGGCGGCCCCCCACGTGGCGGGGGTGGTGGCCCTGATGAAGGCCCTTAACCCAAACCTGGGCACCGCAGAGGTTCTGCAAATCCTAAAAACCACCGCCCGGCCCCTGGACGCTACCCAGTGCTACCGCCCCAGCGGCAGCGACTGTGGGGCCGGTCTGATTGACGCCAACGCGGCCCTGGCCGCGGTACAGGGGGGCAGCACCGCGGGCTTCAGCCTCACTACCCCAAACACCAGCCTGAGCGCCCAGCCGGGCGGCAGCCTGAACGTGAACATCACCATCAGCCGCAGCGGGGGCTTTGCCGGGGCGGTGAGCCTGGGCCTTCCGGGCGCGCCTGCCGGGGTGAGCGGTAGCTTCAACCCGCCCAGCACTACCCTGAACAGCAGCACCCTCACCCTGAGCGTTGACGGTACAGTTCCCGACGGAACTTATAGCCTGACCGTGCAGGGCACTTCGGGCGGCACCACCGCCACCTTGCCCCTGAGCCTTAAGGTGGGCGCTGGAACCAGCGCCAGCATCAAAGACACCTTTGTGGTGGCCTGCTTTGTGGTCGCAAGCGGTTGTGATGAAAATAGATCCAAGGCGATTCAACTGACCCAGAGCGGTATCTCGGCCCCCTATACCATCCCCGACCTGACACCAGGTGACTATGCGGTGCTGGGCTGGAAAGACGTCAACAATAACCGCGCGGTAGACCGTGGAGATTATCTGGGCGGGGTGGTGGATCGGAGCGGCGAACTGGTGGTGGTGCGTCCCGGTAACCTTCGGGCCGACTTTCAGCTCGAGGTACTGACCAACGACCTGACGCGCCCGACGCCTGAGCAGCGCAGATGGCTTGAAAGCGCGGGCTCGAGGTAG